A segment of the Fusarium musae strain F31 chromosome 2, whole genome shotgun sequence genome:
GAGCAGAGttggccaagctcaagaaggagcaCAAGAAGGAACGCAAGGGTGCTCTTCGGGAGCTGCGAAAGGACGCTAACTTCATGGCGCGCGAGAAGTTACGgatcaagaaggcaaaggaCGAGGCATACGAGAAGAAGTACAAGCGTCTTGTTGCCGAGATTCAAAGCGAGGAGGGTCGCGAGGCGAATGCATACGAGCGAGAGAAGTCTGCGAGAAAGAGGGCCAAGAACAGGTAAATGGATTCTACGGCGTAGGTATAGGCTCAGGATACCAATATATGTTTTCGTATGTCCATTTGTAGTGTGCTTTAAGAGAGCGTGTAAATGAACATTTGTAGTGGTTCCTGAGGCTCAAAGATCTCCTTCAAAATGGGTCAGACGTTGTAATACGACAAAGATAATCGTACACGTATGGCCCTAAGTAAATCGATCAGTATATAGCCCGAGAAGTCAATATCTATTGCCATGAAGCGTCTAAACTTGGCGGATATTTATCAACGTCAGGTTACCGGTAGCCGGGTAGAAAGAAATATACCAATTGCAGACGCCCACCTGAGATGAGTGCCTTGGGGAACCTTTACCCTGAATAACAAAAACACTTCATTCTAGAGGCCTTCTAAACACATCTTAGAGTTCCCTAAAACTTTTTACGGCTTCCAGGACATAGAGGTCCGGAGTTTTGCTCTCTAAAGGCTTTCTTTCAAGAGCACTGACGTTAGTCGAAATTAGTGGACCCTACTGCTTTATCCTTGGGACCGCTTTCATTATCGACATCAAATCTTGCAGTATCATCATACCTACGCCTCAACCTTGCTGTCAACTGTAAAGCGAACCGTCCACAAATACACAAACAAAAAGTATGAGCAGTGAACACAAGAACGGCGCAGGGGtacatgatgaagaagaggatgactACATGAACATGTCCTTTGACGACCCAGCACCTGTAAAAGAGACATCCATACAGCGGGTACAGCGATTGAAGCGTGAATCGCGAGCACGCGGTATCATCAAGTCGAAAGAGCAAAtcgcagaggaagaagaagccgcACGTGAAAAGGctctctcaacctcaatgcTTGACGATGCCAAGGCGAAAAAGAGCAAAGGACTCGCcatgatggccaagatggGGTTCACAGGCGGTGGCCTAGGAAAGAAGACAGAAGATGGGGCTGCTCCTGGGCGCACAGAGCCTATCAAGGTCAGCGTGAAGGACGACCGTGGAGGTATTGGGTTGGATAATGAAAAGAAACGAAAAGTCAGAGAAGCAGCTGAAGAGAGGGACATCAAGGCTGTTAAAATGGACCCAGACGAGTATCGAGAGCGAGTGAGAAGAGAGCGCGAGGATGCAAGGCTTGAGAGGCAGTTCTTTGCAGCCCAGCGCACGGCGGAGAGGATGGACGATGAAAAGACAGAAGTTTATTGCCCTGATGCTTCACTGCCAGATTCTGAAAGTGAAAAGGAAAAGCCAAGACCGATATCATCCCGCCCTCTCAAGTCAATACCGATTATTTATCGCGGGCTAGTCAGGCACAGAGAAGAAGTAGAACGCGACCGTCGTATGCGCTACGATCTTGAGCAATCACTATCGCGACTACCAACATACGAAGACGATCAGGAAGATGCAGACGACAAAAGAGCACTCGGGAAGGGACACACCGTGTATGCTACGGCTGAAGAtctcgacgaagaagacgaggagttGGACCAGTTCAATGAGCTAGAGATTGGGGATCGGTTGAAGAGCGTGTTGGAGTATCTAAGAGAGAAGCACCAGTATTGCTTCTGGTGCAAAATGGTCTATCCTGATGCTGAGATGGAGGGTTGTCCAGGTTTGACCGAGGAGGACCATGATTAATTGAGACAGTGTCGTGCGAGTCATGACTATTTTATGTCAAGGCAGATAGACACTTCGTTTTAATTTAACCGATATTGACATATTAGGAAAGCTTCAAGAcacccttatatatatatatataccacAAAGGCTACTTGCACCTGGTTACTTGCTTCAAGGCAATCTGTGTTGTGTTCCTTGGTGCATTATGCGACTATGTTAGACTCAGGTTGCATAACTGGCCTGGACTCGGTGAGTTGTCACCACAGAAACGTCTCAACAGAATTACTCGATTCTTATCTCACTCAACCgcagcttctcaaccatTGCCATGGCGTCTCAACAGATAAGCAGATAACGAGTAGATGCTTGGTGGGTCGTGATGGAAGGATGTGAGTACAAGGCCAATATATGCCGAGATGGTCTATACCTCAACTGCTACTGATTCATCCTTAGACAAGCTCATAAGTTTCATGTAGTTGCACAAGATATTGTCAGTGGGTTCCTTATCGCCGTTAGCTTAAGGCAAAGCTGCTCAGCACAATGCAAGAAAGGTTCAGAGTTGATACCATGCTCCAACAATTATTGAACAAGCCCATGAAATTCATGGAATATCACTACATTGAATGCTTTGCATGATGCAATAACCCCATCTTCTCGTTACTCATCAAAATCACTGCTTGAACTACCTCCCTTTCCACCTCAACCTACCAACCCAGTGAGCC
Coding sequences within it:
- a CDS encoding hypothetical protein (EggNog:ENOG41), whose amino-acid sequence is MSSEHKNGAGVHDEEEDDYMNMSFDDPAPVKETSIQRVQRLKRESRARGIIKSKEQIAEEEEAAREKALSTSMLDDAKAKKSKGLAMMAKMGFTGGGLGKKTEDGAAPGRTEPIKVSVKDDRGGIGLDNEKKRKVREAAEERDIKAVKMDPDEYRERVRREREDARLERQFFAAQRTAERMDDEKTEVYCPDASLPDSESEKEKPRPISSRPLKSIPIIYRGLVRHREEVERDRRMRYDLEQSLSRLPTYEDDQEDADDKRALGKGHTVYATAEDLDEEDEELDQFNELEIGDRLKSVLEYLREKHQYCFWCKMVYPDAEMEGCPGLTEEDHD